In one window of Thermodesulfobacteriota bacterium DNA:
- a CDS encoding sigma-54 dependent transcriptional regulator yields the protein MQKIEILLIEDSDPDARLFKEMLADSGSGERFVLTRAVSLSEAMKRLSERLPDVALMDLNLPDSSGLSTFLALQAAYPAIPVVLLTGLSDENLAARAVREGAQDYLVKGQVEPGNMARSIIYAVERSLSERAVKSGKKGGAQERGLCPEMIGESAALSEVKSLIAIIAKTSSTSVLITGETGTGKELVANAVHYSSSRREGPFIKLNCSAIPDTLMEAEMFGYEKGAFTDARQAKKGLFELADGGTIFLDEIGDMDLRLQPKLLQVLENRTFRKLGGVQDQRVDVRVIAATNLNLWNMVREKRFREDLFYRLNVMVVSLPPLRERKEDILPIVRHFLKENGAGPRQKGLKDGAIDLLLGYDWPGNVRELKNVVERALILAGPDDIGPEHLNISAPAPYNAETQPPVKGYSSEMTLEELEKAHIMTVLQRTGWNITHASRSLGISRFTLREKAKKYGLSKE from the coding sequence ATGCAGAAGATAGAGATACTGCTAATAGAGGACAGCGACCCTGACGCGCGCCTCTTTAAAGAGATGCTCGCGGACTCGGGCTCGGGGGAAAGGTTTGTCCTCACCCGGGCCGTAAGCCTCTCTGAGGCCATGAAAAGGCTCTCCGAACGGCTGCCGGACGTGGCGCTCATGGACTTGAACCTGCCGGACTCCTCGGGGCTCTCTACCTTCCTTGCGCTCCAGGCCGCTTATCCGGCCATCCCGGTAGTGCTCCTTACAGGCCTTTCGGATGAGAACCTCGCGGCCAGGGCCGTGAGGGAAGGCGCCCAGGACTACCTGGTAAAGGGCCAGGTCGAGCCCGGGAACATGGCCCGTTCCATAATTTACGCGGTCGAGAGGAGCCTTTCGGAGAGGGCCGTAAAGAGCGGAAAGAAGGGGGGCGCTCAAGAGCGGGGCCTCTGCCCCGAGATGATAGGCGAGAGCGCGGCCCTCTCGGAGGTCAAGTCCCTCATTGCCATAATAGCCAAGACCTCCAGCACTTCGGTACTCATTACCGGCGAGACTGGCACCGGGAAGGAGCTCGTGGCGAACGCCGTACATTACTCGAGCAGCCGCCGGGAAGGGCCCTTCATAAAGCTCAACTGCAGCGCCATACCGGATACCCTCATGGAGGCCGAGATGTTCGGCTACGAGAAGGGGGCCTTCACTGACGCGCGCCAGGCTAAAAAAGGGCTCTTCGAGCTGGCCGACGGCGGCACCATCTTCCTTGACGAAATAGGGGATATGGACCTCCGGCTTCAGCCCAAGCTCCTGCAGGTGCTTGAGAACAGGACCTTCAGGAAGCTCGGCGGCGTCCAGGACCAGAGGGTGGACGTCCGCGTCATAGCCGCCACGAACCTGAACCTCTGGAACATGGTAAGGGAGAAGCGGTTCAGGGAGGACCTATTCTACAGGCTGAACGTGATGGTCGTGAGCCTGCCTCCCCTCAGGGAGCGAAAAGAGGACATCCTGCCTATAGTAAGGCACTTCCTTAAAGAGAACGGCGCCGGTCCAAGGCAAAAAGGCCTTAAAGACGGCGCTATAGACCTGCTCCTCGGGTATGACTGGCCCGGAAACGTAAGGGAGCTTAAGAACGTGGTTGAAAGGGCCCTGATACTCGCAGGGCCGGACGACATAGGCCCGGAGCACCTGAATATCAGCGCCCCGGCCCCGTACAATGCGGAGACCCAGCCGCCTGTCAAAGGCTACTCAAGCGAGATGACGCTCGAAGAGCTCGAAAAGGCCCACATCATGACCGTCCTCCAGAGGACCGGTTGGAATATCACCCATGCGTCAAGGTCGCTCGGGATTTCGAGGTTCACGCTCCGGGAAAAGGCTAAAAAGTACGGTCTTAGCAAGGAGTAA
- a CDS encoding response regulator codes for MKALVVDDEETMLEVCSEILESAGFEVRRAPSGEAALGLVREGLDLVLTDMDMPGLNGMEFYRRAVGLDKGLRQRFLFMTGGDRKGLETASAANAHFIVKPFRVKDLLASVERVITSARVSGRAEARQTMPGRAVSVSARGLDTEAFSEDISRRGMRIRYPGKMLEPGSTIGLALAGFCLNLVKQAQVVWSGNGGKGGFSSGLLFTMPLPDSAIVELILEGQYSYEGGLR; via the coding sequence TTGAAGGCGCTCGTAGTCGACGATGAAGAGACGATGCTGGAGGTATGCTCGGAGATCCTCGAGTCCGCCGGTTTCGAGGTGAGACGGGCCCCGAGCGGGGAAGCGGCTCTCGGGCTCGTTCGAGAGGGATTGGACCTCGTGCTCACGGACATGGACATGCCCGGCCTGAACGGCATGGAATTTTACCGCAGGGCGGTCGGCCTGGACAAAGGCTTAAGGCAGAGGTTCCTCTTCATGACCGGGGGCGACAGGAAGGGGCTGGAAACGGCAAGCGCGGCCAACGCCCATTTCATAGTGAAGCCTTTCAGGGTGAAGGACCTTCTTGCCTCGGTAGAGCGCGTCATAACCAGCGCGCGCGTAAGCGGCAGGGCGGAGGCGAGGCAGACGATGCCAGGACGCGCCGTATCGGTTTCGGCGCGCGGCCTCGATACGGAGGCCTTTTCTGAGGACATATCCAGGCGCGGTATGCGGATAAGGTACCCGGGGAAGATGCTCGAACCCGGCTCGACCATCGGGCTGGCCCTTGCGGGCTTCTGCCTGAACCTCGTCAAGCAGGCGCAGGTGGTCTGGTCCGGGAATGGCGGTAAGGGCGGGTTTTCATCCGGGCTGCTCTTTACGATGCCGCTGCCTGATTCTGCGATAGTGGAACTGATTTTGGAGGGGCAGTACAGCTATGAAGGAGGATTGAGATGA
- a CDS encoding RNA polymerase sigma factor RpoD/SigA, whose amino-acid sequence MMRQEVRTRKSGNGAAKPFYSETGQSWPMPFTEEPSRAGAAAAEVEGNGAAYAPTDSISIYFREIKRFKLLSAEEERGLARRIARGDAEARRKMIEANLRLVVNIAKKYVNRGLQLQDLIDEGNIGLIKAAERFKASIGCRFSTYATYWIKQTIERALANKGSMIRLPIHIVTDISKMERAAREFRVLSNRDPSASELSEKTGLSGRYVKRLEVIKKRTVSLESQCQDESDSSILDNLEDEAAPAPVEYIEESRRAERVASWLSLLDENEQKIISLRFGIGDYAPKTLEVIGRRFGVTRERVRQIEEKALMKLRAIATDHAGHPSDLL is encoded by the coding sequence ATGATGAGACAGGAAGTAAGGACGAGGAAGTCGGGGAACGGGGCGGCCAAGCCCTTTTACAGCGAAACGGGCCAGTCATGGCCCATGCCTTTTACGGAGGAGCCGTCCAGGGCGGGAGCGGCCGCGGCTGAAGTCGAGGGGAACGGGGCGGCATACGCGCCGACAGACTCCATAAGCATCTACTTCAGGGAGATAAAGAGGTTCAAGCTCCTCTCGGCAGAGGAGGAGCGAGGGCTTGCGAGGAGGATCGCCAGGGGAGACGCGGAGGCCAGGAGGAAGATGATAGAGGCAAACCTCCGGCTCGTCGTCAACATAGCCAAGAAATACGTCAACAGGGGGCTTCAGCTACAGGACCTCATAGACGAGGGGAACATAGGCCTCATAAAGGCTGCCGAGCGCTTCAAGGCCTCGATAGGCTGCAGGTTCTCGACCTACGCCACCTACTGGATAAAGCAGACCATAGAGAGGGCGCTCGCCAACAAGGGCAGCATGATACGGCTACCCATACACATCGTGACCGACATCTCGAAGATGGAGAGGGCGGCGAGGGAGTTCAGGGTCCTCTCGAACAGGGACCCGAGCGCCTCCGAGCTGTCGGAAAAAACCGGCCTTTCCGGGCGGTACGTTAAAAGGCTCGAGGTGATAAAGAAGCGGACGGTATCGCTCGAGTCCCAGTGCCAGGACGAATCGGACAGCAGCATCCTCGACAACCTGGAGGACGAGGCGGCGCCGGCCCCGGTCGAGTATATAGAGGAGTCGAGGAGGGCCGAAAGGGTGGCGAGCTGGCTGAGCCTGCTGGACGAGAACGAGCAAAAGATAATCAGCCTCAGGTTCGGCATAGGCGACTACGCCCCCAAGACGCTCGAGGTCATAGGCCGGAGGTTCGGGGTCACCAGGGAGCGCGTGAGGCAGATAGAAGAAAAGGCGCTCATGAAGCTGAGGGCAATAGCTACCGACCACGCGGGACATCCGTCTGACCTGCTTTAG
- a CDS encoding bacteriohemerythrin, whose product MALFEWKEEFSVKVGAFDSHHKRLVDLLGALHDAMAKRRSAEVIGGILKELLAYTKYHFSEEEKLMTSLGYAGLQQHRKEHVWFTEKVAQFAQKHQEGGLGVGIETMTFLKNWLMDHILETDKKYSGFFNSRNVN is encoded by the coding sequence ATGGCGCTTTTTGAATGGAAAGAGGAGTTCAGTGTCAAGGTTGGGGCTTTTGATTCGCATCATAAGAGGCTGGTGGACCTCCTTGGCGCCTTGCACGACGCCATGGCGAAACGCAGGTCAGCCGAGGTGATAGGCGGCATACTGAAAGAGCTGCTCGCCTATACCAAGTACCACTTCTCGGAAGAGGAGAAGCTCATGACCTCGCTAGGCTATGCCGGTTTGCAGCAGCACAGGAAGGAGCATGTCTGGTTCACAGAAAAGGTCGCCCAATTCGCCCAAAAGCACCAGGAGGGCGGGCTCGGAGTCGGTATCGAGACCATGACCTTTCTCAAGAACTGGCTCATGGACCATATCCTCGAGACCGACAAGAAATACTCGGGCTTCTTTAATTCAAGGAATGTGAACTGA